One segment of Streptomyces bathyalis DNA contains the following:
- a CDS encoding TRAP transporter substrate-binding protein, with protein MNTRDMGRRSFLSAAGLGLAAAGASACAPASAETGRKTRVATYLPSSYGDLYPGIEMFNEAAAERSGGRLELDMYDSGALLGAEQLLPGLLSGVADVIFQTSSYVSSTYPVLGAMELPFVTEDYGKLRRAIEPGKPQYELINEHLEPKGVRILGGMPTTFEYVWTVDKPIRRPEDVRGLRLRVAGEIEGETVKALGGAPVTMGSAEVYQALEKKTIDGLVSYIGTVVSRDLQKIVRYGTAGHFGAYTVDAYCRSDWYQQQPPAVRSALDAAGKKLYEDGTAHMVKTHTKEYLPKVEGAGVELVKPEGAEMDAFRKAIAPVRSAWRQRLGARTADRAVESIRKA; from the coding sequence ATGAACACAAGAGATATGGGAAGGCGGAGCTTCCTGTCCGCGGCGGGGCTGGGCCTGGCCGCGGCAGGAGCCTCCGCGTGCGCCCCGGCGAGCGCCGAGACGGGCCGGAAGACGAGGGTGGCGACGTATCTGCCGTCCTCCTACGGCGATCTGTACCCGGGCATCGAGATGTTCAACGAAGCCGCCGCCGAACGCAGCGGCGGGCGGCTGGAGTTGGACATGTACGACTCGGGAGCCCTCCTCGGTGCGGAACAGCTCCTCCCGGGGCTGCTCTCCGGCGTGGCCGACGTGATCTTCCAGACCAGCTCCTACGTCTCCTCGACGTATCCCGTGCTCGGCGCCATGGAACTGCCCTTCGTCACGGAGGACTACGGCAAGCTCCGCCGCGCCATCGAACCGGGGAAGCCGCAGTACGAACTGATCAACGAGCACCTGGAGCCGAAGGGCGTGCGCATCCTCGGCGGCATGCCCACGACGTTCGAATACGTGTGGACGGTGGACAAGCCGATCCGCAGGCCCGAGGACGTACGCGGCCTGCGCCTGCGCGTCGCCGGCGAGATCGAGGGCGAGACGGTCAAGGCCCTCGGCGGAGCACCCGTCACCATGGGGTCCGCCGAGGTCTACCAGGCGCTGGAGAAGAAGACCATCGACGGGCTCGTCAGCTACATCGGCACCGTCGTCTCCCGGGACCTGCAGAAGATCGTCAGGTACGGGACGGCCGGGCACTTCGGCGCCTACACCGTCGACGCCTACTGCCGCAGCGACTGGTACCAGCAACAGCCTCCTGCCGTCCGCTCGGCCCTGGACGCGGCCGGCAAGAAGCTCTACGAAGACGGCACCGCGCACATGGTCAAGACCCACACGAAGGAGTACCTGCCCAAGGTCGAGGGCGCCGGTGTGGAGCTGGTCAAGCCGGAGGGCGCCGAGATGGATGCCTTCCGCAAGGCGATCGCCCCGGTGAGGTCGGCCTGGAGGCAGCGCCTCGGTGCCCGCACGGCCGACCGGGCCGTCGAATCCATCCGGAAAGCATGA
- a CDS encoding TRAP transporter small permease, producing the protein MTALNSIRKYVLACALALAVVAMAVVGLMMLTITYDVIVRAVFSAPTDWAYPLNSAGVLAGTSLAIPYFYAKGQHISMDLVHRALPPGLRRTADLVTSAATAFLGVVLALTAYRSMAVAIEGGLTGSGTFSIPLWVPDAVLFVSGVLLAVVAVLFPPPPPDAVAEDQPPSTAAPSTEGTPVPDDGDAASGTAEGKARS; encoded by the coding sequence ATGACCGCGCTGAACTCGATACGCAAATACGTACTGGCCTGCGCCCTCGCGCTCGCCGTCGTCGCCATGGCCGTCGTCGGACTGATGATGCTGACCATCACCTACGACGTGATCGTCCGTGCCGTCTTCTCTGCGCCGACGGACTGGGCCTACCCGCTGAACTCCGCGGGCGTGCTCGCCGGGACCTCGCTGGCGATCCCGTACTTCTACGCCAAGGGGCAGCACATCTCGATGGACCTGGTCCACCGGGCGCTGCCGCCAGGGCTGCGCCGGACCGCGGACCTGGTGACCTCCGCCGCCACCGCGTTCCTCGGCGTGGTGCTCGCCCTGACCGCGTACCGCTCGATGGCCGTGGCGATCGAAGGCGGACTGACCGGCTCCGGCACCTTCAGCATCCCCCTGTGGGTCCCGGACGCCGTGCTGTTCGTCAGCGGTGTGCTTCTGGCGGTCGTGGCGGTGCTCTTCCCGCCGCCGCCCCCCGATGCCGTGGCGGAAGACCAACCTCCGTCCACGGCCGCACCGTCCACGGAAGGCACACCGGTCCCCGATGACGGGGACGCCGCCTCCGGCACCGCAGAAGGGAAGGCCCGCTCATGA
- a CDS encoding TRAP transporter large permease, with amino-acid sequence MISDAAIAGLAVVLLLVLITLRTPIFVALAVSGIVGLIGLDGLSGVELVPLSLVAQLQNYALVAAPLYILLGEVLAVSGLGRDLFGAAYRWFNRVPGGLGASAIGSSTVFGAMSGVSISSVAVIGRMAVPEMLARGYRPSFASGSVAASGALAMLIPPSLMFILYSSVTGVSIAELFAGGIIPGLLLAALMILYVVVKAKKSPETAPVAEERFTWKERLTALAKISPALVLIVLVLGSIYTGLATPTEAAAVGALAAFAVTGWVYRKLGWENLRTIFVSTAHVTASILAIVGAAFVFTQMLVVARVPDAVSNFVVGLETSPYLVIAVMMLVLVLLGCLVDAASLLLVVTPILVPAIEGLGFDPLWFGVLLVVNLEMAVITPPVGLNLYTMKSVVPELDLADIFRGILPYLAIETGMLVLITAVPELATWLPGLIA; translated from the coding sequence ATGATCTCCGACGCCGCCATAGCGGGCCTCGCGGTCGTACTCCTCCTGGTCCTCATCACGCTGCGCACACCGATCTTCGTCGCGCTCGCCGTCTCCGGCATCGTCGGGCTCATCGGCCTGGACGGCCTCTCCGGCGTCGAACTGGTGCCGCTCTCACTCGTCGCGCAGCTCCAGAACTACGCGCTCGTCGCCGCACCGCTCTACATCCTGCTCGGCGAGGTGCTCGCGGTCAGCGGCCTGGGCCGCGACCTGTTCGGCGCGGCCTACCGCTGGTTCAACCGCGTTCCCGGCGGGCTCGGAGCGTCCGCCATCGGATCCTCCACCGTCTTCGGCGCCATGTCCGGCGTGAGCATCTCCTCGGTCGCGGTGATCGGGCGCATGGCCGTGCCGGAGATGCTTGCCAGGGGCTACCGCCCCTCCTTCGCCAGCGGCAGCGTCGCTGCCTCGGGCGCGCTGGCGATGCTGATCCCGCCGAGCCTGATGTTCATCCTCTACTCGTCCGTGACGGGCGTGAGCATCGCTGAACTCTTCGCGGGCGGCATCATTCCGGGACTGCTCCTCGCCGCGCTCATGATTCTCTACGTGGTGGTGAAGGCCAAGAAGTCACCGGAGACGGCGCCCGTCGCGGAAGAGCGCTTCACCTGGAAGGAACGCCTCACCGCCCTGGCGAAGATCTCGCCCGCGCTGGTGCTCATCGTCCTGGTCCTCGGCTCGATCTACACCGGCCTCGCCACGCCCACCGAGGCGGCTGCCGTCGGCGCCCTGGCGGCATTCGCCGTGACGGGGTGGGTCTACCGGAAACTGGGCTGGGAGAACCTCCGTACGATCTTCGTCTCGACCGCGCACGTCACCGCGTCCATCCTGGCCATCGTCGGTGCCGCGTTCGTCTTCACGCAGATGCTCGTGGTGGCACGGGTCCCCGATGCCGTCTCCAACTTCGTCGTGGGTCTGGAGACTTCGCCGTACCTGGTGATCGCGGTCATGATGCTCGTGCTCGTGCTGCTCGGCTGCCTCGTCGACGCCGCCTCGCTGCTGCTCGTCGTGACGCCGATCCTCGTGCCGGCGATCGAGGGGCTGGGCTTCGACCCCCTGTGGTTCGGAGTGCTGCTGGTGGTCAACCTCGAGATGGCGGTGATCACGCCACCGGTCGGGCTGAACCTGTACACGATGAAATCCGTCGTGCCCGAACTGGATCTCGCCGACATCTTCCGCGGCATCCTCCCGTATCTCGCCATCGAGACAGGGATGCTGGTGCTGATCACTGCCGTGCCCGAACTCGCCACCTGGCTACCGGGGTTGATCGCGTGA
- a CDS encoding MmgE/PrpD family protein has product MIAELADWAAALEVEEADEELAHRALVDTLAVTLAAAGDPVARLTAGLPEPLRWAATGHVLDFDDVHLPSTSHVSVVCVSAALACGGGTRAYLAGAGVMARLGTALGWSHYRSGWHTTCTAGAPAAAVAAGVALGLDAEGLGRAMALAVPAAGGLQRAFGTSGKSLQVGFATDAGVRAARLAAAGASAEPAALDDWFTLVGGATEPVLTGPAVPDGLAVKLHPCCYAMQRPISAARELPCDGRGFEDIERITVVTPEAGMQPLIHHRPRTGLEAKFSMEYAVATTLLDGFPGMADFTDAAAVRPEVRTLLERTEVRVLPGSGEGGLMGGETRIVVERSGGERTEAAMELPRGHPQRPASDAERAAKVADCVSDERAAAVMGVTWESAVPLLRGALTAN; this is encoded by the coding sequence GTGATCGCAGAGCTCGCCGACTGGGCCGCCGCTCTCGAAGTGGAGGAAGCCGACGAGGAACTCGCCCACAGGGCGCTCGTGGACACTCTCGCCGTCACCCTCGCCGCGGCCGGTGATCCGGTCGCCAGGCTGACGGCGGGGCTGCCGGAGCCGCTGCGCTGGGCCGCGACGGGGCACGTCCTGGACTTCGACGACGTCCATCTGCCCTCCACCTCGCACGTCAGCGTCGTATGCGTGAGCGCCGCGCTCGCGTGCGGGGGTGGAACACGGGCCTACCTCGCGGGAGCGGGAGTGATGGCCAGGCTCGGCACGGCGCTGGGCTGGAGCCACTACCGAAGCGGCTGGCACACCACGTGCACCGCGGGAGCGCCGGCCGCCGCCGTGGCTGCCGGGGTCGCACTCGGCCTCGATGCCGAGGGGCTCGGGCGGGCCATGGCACTCGCCGTGCCCGCGGCGGGAGGGCTCCAGCGGGCCTTCGGTACCTCCGGGAAGTCGCTCCAGGTGGGCTTCGCGACCGACGCCGGTGTACGCGCGGCACGGCTGGCGGCGGCAGGTGCGTCGGCCGAACCGGCAGCGCTGGACGACTGGTTCACCCTGGTCGGCGGCGCCACGGAACCCGTGCTCACCGGGCCCGCCGTCCCGGACGGTCTGGCCGTCAAGCTGCATCCCTGCTGCTACGCGATGCAGCGGCCCATCAGCGCGGCCCGTGAACTGCCGTGCGACGGGCGAGGGTTCGAGGACATCGAGCGGATCACCGTCGTCACGCCCGAGGCGGGCATGCAGCCGCTGATCCACCACCGGCCCCGAACCGGGCTGGAGGCCAAGTTCAGCATGGAGTACGCGGTGGCGACGACCCTGCTCGACGGCTTCCCGGGCATGGCCGACTTCACTGACGCCGCGGCGGTCCGACCGGAGGTGCGGACGCTGCTGGAGCGCACCGAGGTGCGGGTTCTCCCGGGCAGCGGTGAGGGCGGCCTCATGGGAGGCGAGACGCGCATAGTGGTGGAACGCTCCGGGGGTGAACGGACCGAGGCGGCAATGGAGTTGCCGCGCGGCCACCCCCAGCGGCCCGCGAGCGACGCCGAACGCGCCGCCAAGGTCGCCGACTGCGTCAGTGACGAGCGTGCTGCGGCGGTGATGGGAGTGACCTGGGAGTCCGCCGTGCCACTGCTCCGCGGCGCCCTCACCGCGAACTGA
- a CDS encoding HAD family hydrolase — protein sequence MDSSATAVIFDLDGTLVDSEPHYFEAGRRVLAAHGVTGFTWEDHTRFIGIGTRETMETLRAEHGIAAPVEQLLEEKNRSYLQLAGHSTPVFPGMRSLVEQLHGAAYPLAVASGSSRAAIDAVLEGSGLATLLPVRVSAEEVAHGKPEPDVFLEAARRLGVPAGRCVALEDAPPGAEAAHRAGMRCVAVPYVRGTEKHPAFASAGLLFAGGHAEFDAGRAFGWITGAG from the coding sequence ATGGACAGCTCCGCCACCGCCGTGATCTTCGATCTCGACGGCACGCTCGTGGACAGCGAACCCCACTACTTCGAGGCGGGGCGGCGTGTGCTCGCCGCGCACGGGGTCACCGGCTTCACCTGGGAGGACCACACCCGGTTCATCGGCATCGGGACCCGGGAGACGATGGAGACGCTGCGCGCCGAGCACGGGATCGCCGCTCCCGTCGAGCAGTTGCTGGAGGAGAAGAACCGCAGCTATCTCCAGCTCGCGGGGCACTCCACCCCGGTCTTCCCGGGGATGCGCTCTCTCGTGGAGCAACTGCACGGCGCCGCATATCCGTTGGCAGTGGCCTCCGGATCCTCGCGTGCGGCCATCGACGCCGTGCTCGAGGGCTCGGGACTGGCAACGCTGCTGCCCGTACGGGTCTCGGCGGAGGAGGTCGCGCACGGCAAGCCGGAGCCGGACGTCTTCCTCGAGGCGGCACGGCGGCTCGGCGTTCCGGCCGGGCGGTGCGTGGCGCTCGAGGACGCTCCGCCCGGCGCGGAGGCCGCACACCGCGCGGGCATGCGCTGTGTGGCGGTCCCCTACGTACGTGGGACCGAGAAGCACCCGGCGTTCGCCTCGGCCGGGCTGCTCTTCGCGGGCGGCCACGCCGAGTTCGACGCCGGGCGTGCCTTCGGCTGGATCACCGGCGCGGGCTGA
- a CDS encoding lactonase family protein — protein sequence MSGQWADRAYIGSFTSAGGRGITTASIDLESGALTELHHTETLLPDPSYLTVTEGPGGPGSPGGHLYAVSEREMGGAAAFSLTDRDRPEPLGELTPVRGGGPTHLTIAAGHLITANYGSGSISALPVRADGTLGSHVSVHQHTGDGPETQRQEGPHAHAVVPDPSGRWLLSVDLGTDSVWIYDLRDACPEGEPLPYAEVELRPGSGPRHLVFHPDGDHAYVINELASSVTVCSWDAATGALEAVSEKATVPDSAAPERNYPSALVVSRDGRFAWSANRGHDSISLFAVAASGDSIELTGTVPCGGHWPRDLALHPSGRWLYAANERSGDVTWFGIDQVTGTPHREGTIPVTAASCVVFG from the coding sequence GTGAGCGGACAGTGGGCCGACAGGGCGTACATCGGATCGTTCACCTCGGCGGGAGGCCGGGGCATCACCACCGCGTCCATCGACCTGGAGAGCGGTGCGCTGACGGAGCTGCACCACACCGAGACGCTCCTCCCCGACCCTTCGTACCTCACGGTGACCGAGGGCCCCGGCGGGCCGGGCAGCCCCGGCGGTCACCTCTACGCCGTCAGTGAGCGCGAGATGGGCGGCGCGGCCGCCTTCTCGCTCACCGACCGGGACAGACCCGAGCCCCTGGGCGAATTGACACCCGTGAGAGGGGGAGGGCCGACACATCTCACCATCGCCGCGGGGCATCTCATCACCGCCAACTACGGCTCCGGAAGCATCAGCGCGCTGCCCGTGCGGGCCGACGGCACGCTCGGCAGCCATGTCTCGGTGCACCAGCACACCGGCGACGGGCCCGAGACGCAGCGTCAGGAGGGGCCGCACGCGCACGCGGTCGTGCCCGACCCGTCCGGGCGCTGGCTGCTCTCGGTCGACCTCGGCACCGATTCGGTGTGGATCTACGACCTGCGCGACGCCTGCCCCGAAGGCGAACCGCTGCCGTACGCGGAGGTGGAACTGCGGCCCGGGAGCGGGCCGCGGCACCTGGTCTTCCATCCCGACGGCGACCACGCCTACGTCATCAACGAGCTGGCCTCGTCCGTGACCGTGTGCAGCTGGGACGCCGCGACCGGTGCCCTGGAAGCGGTCAGCGAGAAGGCGACCGTGCCCGACAGCGCGGCCCCCGAACGCAACTACCCCTCGGCGCTCGTCGTTTCGCGGGACGGGCGCTTCGCGTGGTCCGCGAACCGCGGCCACGACAGCATCTCCCTCTTCGCGGTCGCCGCCTCGGGGGACTCCATCGAGCTGACCGGGACCGTGCCGTGCGGCGGGCACTGGCCCCGCGATCTCGCCCTGCATCCGTCCGGGCGCTGGCTCTACGCCGCCAACGAACGCTCCGGCGACGTCACCTGGTTCGGCATCGACCAGGTCACCGGCACACCCCACCGCGAGGGAACCATCCCCGTCACGGCCGCGAGCTGCGTCGTCTTCGGCTGA
- a CDS encoding N-acetylglucosamine kinase translates to MPADGAARESVWVLGADSGGSGLRVALADASRPGAAPRTVGTATSSEPVRTGPEGIDAEHMLAQLLPAARSLLAEAGEEGGGLDAVCVGAAGMATLGAGLRAQLPGALTREFGTRHVALAADAVTAYAGALGEQPGAVVAGGTGLIAMGTDLRGWQRADGWGHLLGDCGGGAWIGQAGLQAAMRAFDGREGGSRALKELAEARFGSPLSGLPSQLYPRSDRPAVLASFAPDVAGCATDGDLVAGAVMDAAAREIAAAATAVCPSAKGAAVALTGGLFRLGAPLSGPLRRELDRRLPGARVLTPEGGPLDGALLIAARLTDRALRLPPDPVLLALS, encoded by the coding sequence GTGCCGGCGGACGGCGCGGCACGGGAGTCGGTGTGGGTGCTCGGCGCGGACTCGGGCGGCTCGGGGCTGCGCGTCGCGCTGGCGGACGCCTCCCGGCCGGGCGCGGCCCCGCGGACGGTGGGTACGGCCACCTCCTCCGAGCCGGTCCGTACCGGCCCGGAAGGCATCGACGCCGAACACATGCTGGCCCAGCTCCTGCCGGCCGCACGGAGCCTGCTCGCCGAAGCGGGCGAGGAGGGTGGCGGCCTCGACGCCGTGTGTGTGGGTGCGGCGGGAATGGCCACCCTGGGCGCGGGCCTGCGCGCGCAGCTGCCCGGCGCCCTCACCCGGGAGTTCGGCACCCGGCACGTCGCGCTGGCCGCCGACGCGGTGACCGCCTACGCGGGCGCACTGGGTGAACAGCCCGGCGCGGTGGTCGCCGGCGGCACCGGGCTGATCGCCATGGGCACCGATCTGCGGGGCTGGCAGCGCGCCGACGGCTGGGGGCATCTGCTGGGGGACTGCGGTGGCGGGGCGTGGATCGGGCAGGCCGGTCTGCAGGCCGCGATGCGCGCGTTCGACGGCCGGGAAGGCGGCTCCCGAGCGCTCAAGGAGCTCGCCGAAGCACGCTTCGGCTCGCCCCTGAGCGGACTGCCCTCGCAGCTGTACCCGCGCAGCGACAGGCCCGCCGTGCTGGCCTCCTTCGCCCCCGACGTCGCCGGCTGCGCCACGGACGGCGACCTGGTCGCCGGTGCCGTGATGGACGCGGCGGCGCGCGAGATCGCCGCTGCCGCGACGGCCGTGTGCCCCTCGGCGAAGGGTGCCGCCGTGGCGCTCACCGGCGGCCTGTTCCGCCTCGGCGCCCCGCTCTCCGGGCCTCTCCGGCGGGAACTGGACCGGCGGTTGCCGGGTGCGCGGGTCCTGACGCCCGAGGGCGGACCTCTCGACGGCGCGCTGCTGATCGCCGCCCGGCTCACCGATCGTGCGCTGCGACTTCCACCCGATCCGGTCTTGCTGGCCTTGAGCTGA
- a CDS encoding uracil-DNA glycosylase translates to MAARPLNEIVEPGWAKALEPVAERIASMGEFLRAEIAAGRTYLPAGENVLRAFQQPFDDVRVLIVGQDPYPTPGHAVGLSFSVAPDVSPLPGSLENIYRELGSDLGLPRPSNGDLTPWTRQGVLLLNRALTTAPRRPGAHRGKGWEEVTEQAIKALVARERPMVSVLWGRDARNLRPLLESRPVVESSHPSPMSADRGFFGSRPFSRVNDLLAQQGSGPVDWQLP, encoded by the coding sequence GTGGCTGCACGACCGTTGAACGAGATCGTCGAACCGGGCTGGGCGAAGGCGCTCGAACCCGTCGCTGAACGGATCGCCTCCATGGGCGAGTTCCTCCGCGCGGAGATCGCGGCGGGGAGAACCTATCTCCCGGCGGGAGAGAACGTCCTGCGCGCCTTTCAGCAGCCCTTCGACGACGTACGGGTCCTCATCGTCGGCCAGGACCCGTATCCGACCCCCGGTCACGCCGTGGGGCTGTCGTTCTCGGTCGCGCCGGATGTGAGCCCCCTGCCGGGCAGCCTCGAGAACATCTACCGCGAGCTGGGCAGCGACCTCGGCCTTCCACGGCCGTCGAACGGTGACCTGACGCCCTGGACACGGCAAGGCGTGCTGCTGCTCAACAGGGCGCTGACGACCGCACCGCGGCGTCCCGGCGCCCACCGCGGCAAGGGCTGGGAAGAGGTGACGGAGCAGGCGATCAAGGCACTCGTCGCGCGTGAGCGGCCGATGGTCTCGGTGCTGTGGGGCCGCGATGCGCGCAACCTCCGTCCGCTACTGGAGAGCCGTCCCGTCGTGGAGTCCTCGCACCCCTCGCCCATGTCGGCGGACCGGGGCTTCTTCGGCTCACGTCCCTTCAGCCGCGTCAACGACCTGCTCGCACAGCAGGGATCCGGCCCGGTGGACTGGCAGCTGCCGTGA
- a CDS encoding WD40/YVTN/BNR-like repeat-containing protein, which translates to MSDVLLAVGTRKGLFLARRPVDGRQGSGWEFDGPHFNAQAVYSVGFDTRRASGPRILVGGDSAHWGPSVFHSDDLGSTWTEPSAPAVKFPQDTGVSLERVWQIQPGGADEPDVIWAGTEPGALFRSEDGGSSFELVRGLWEHPTRKDWVPGGGGLGLHTILVDPRDPRRVTIAVSTGGAYRTADAGKSWEPCNRGVEAVFLPENMRFPEYGQCVHKVARDAEDPDRLYLQNHWGVYRSDDDGTNWTSIGGSLPSDFGFPVVSHPRRGGVAYVFPLNADSDRVPAGRHCRVHRTEDAGATWQELGAGLPDAAHYGPVLRDAMCTDGADPAGIYFGNRNGEVFASADEGENWQQLTEHLPDVLCVRAAVID; encoded by the coding sequence ATGTCAGACGTACTTCTCGCAGTGGGCACCAGGAAAGGGCTCTTCCTCGCGCGACGGCCTGTGGACGGGCGGCAAGGGTCGGGCTGGGAGTTCGACGGTCCGCACTTCAACGCGCAGGCGGTCTACTCGGTCGGCTTCGACACGCGCCGCGCTTCCGGCCCCAGGATCCTCGTCGGCGGCGACAGTGCCCACTGGGGGCCGTCGGTGTTCCACTCCGACGACCTGGGTTCGACGTGGACGGAGCCCTCGGCGCCGGCAGTGAAGTTCCCCCAGGACACGGGGGTTTCGCTGGAGCGCGTCTGGCAGATCCAGCCCGGCGGGGCGGACGAGCCGGACGTGATCTGGGCGGGCACCGAACCGGGCGCCCTGTTCCGCTCGGAGGACGGCGGCAGCAGCTTCGAGCTGGTGCGCGGCCTGTGGGAGCACCCCACACGCAAGGACTGGGTTCCGGGAGGTGGCGGCCTCGGCCTGCACACCATCCTCGTCGACCCCAGGGACCCGCGCAGGGTGACCATCGCCGTCTCGACGGGCGGCGCCTACCGCACGGCTGACGCCGGCAAGAGCTGGGAGCCGTGCAACCGCGGCGTGGAGGCGGTGTTCCTCCCGGAGAACATGCGCTTCCCGGAGTACGGGCAGTGCGTGCACAAGGTCGCGCGGGATGCCGAGGACCCGGACAGGCTGTATCTCCAGAACCACTGGGGCGTCTACCGCAGCGACGACGACGGGACGAACTGGACCTCCATCGGCGGGAGTCTGCCGTCCGACTTCGGCTTCCCCGTGGTGAGCCACCCGAGGCGCGGCGGCGTCGCGTACGTCTTCCCGCTCAACGCCGACTCCGACCGGGTCCCCGCGGGGCGCCACTGCCGCGTCCACCGCACCGAGGACGCGGGAGCCACGTGGCAGGAACTCGGCGCCGGGCTGCCGGATGCGGCGCACTACGGTCCGGTGCTGCGCGACGCGATGTGCACGGACGGGGCGGATCCCGCCGGGATCTACTTCGGCAACCGCAACGGCGAGGTCTTCGCCAGCGCCGACGAAGGGGAGAACTGGCAGCAGCTCACGGAACATCTGCCGGACGTGCTGTGCGTGCGGGCGGCGGTGATCGACTGA
- a CDS encoding TetR/AcrR family transcriptional regulator codes for MSPRSASVNEELRRRSRERLLQATVDLVGERGFEATTLGDIADRAGSARGLISYYFPGKRQLFQSAVHRLMHLTLQEALEREPLPEGPDAGNESLARAIDAILGLAQDRPVLMRAHMAGILQQEGFVQCPEQQRLAALLRGAVERYGSPDPDADYPLLRALLMGAVVAVLIPGVPMPVARLRAELFARYELDWELGLPPAESAAGSEYRAQARRLPAARPPAAPEPLAEPEPPPYELLRQPKPTVAPPPHRPSAN; via the coding sequence ATGTCCCCTCGGAGCGCCTCGGTCAACGAAGAGTTGCGCCGACGCTCGCGCGAGCGGTTGCTGCAGGCGACGGTCGATCTCGTCGGCGAGCGCGGCTTCGAGGCGACGACCCTGGGCGACATCGCGGACCGGGCCGGCTCCGCGCGGGGACTCATCTCCTACTACTTCCCGGGGAAGCGGCAGCTGTTCCAGTCCGCCGTTCACCGCCTGATGCACCTCACGCTCCAAGAAGCCCTGGAGCGTGAGCCTCTGCCGGAGGGTCCGGACGCGGGGAACGAGTCCCTGGCGCGGGCGATCGACGCCATCCTCGGGCTGGCGCAGGACCGCCCCGTCCTGATGCGTGCCCACATGGCCGGAATCCTCCAGCAGGAAGGATTCGTCCAGTGTCCCGAGCAGCAGCGGCTGGCGGCTCTGCTGAGAGGGGCCGTGGAACGGTACGGATCGCCCGACCCGGACGCCGACTATCCGCTGCTGCGCGCCCTGTTGATGGGCGCCGTGGTCGCCGTGCTGATTCCCGGTGTGCCGATGCCCGTGGCGCGCCTGCGGGCCGAACTCTTCGCACGCTACGAGCTGGACTGGGAGCTGGGCCTGCCTCCCGCGGAGAGCGCGGCAGGCAGCGAGTACAGGGCGCAGGCGAGGCGGCTGCCCGCCGCACGGCCTCCGGCCGCCCCGGAACCCCTGGCTGAGCCGGAGCCGCCACCGTACGAGTTGCTGCGCCAGCCGAAGCCCACCGTGGCCCCGCCGCCTCACCGGCCCTCGGCGAACTGA
- a CDS encoding SLOG family protein, whose translation MADVRRVLVTGSSTWADQQTIAEALLEARRAAIQDGAEGIVVVHGACPTGVDKIAADWAEHNDVAQEPNPADYGTHGPNAGSVRNQHMVGLGADLCLVFIDNCASALCRRPKPHESHGAHHTADLARRDGIAVRKWTT comes from the coding sequence GTGGCCGATGTCCGGCGGGTCCTGGTGACCGGCTCCAGTACGTGGGCCGACCAGCAGACCATCGCTGAGGCCCTGCTGGAGGCCAGGCGCGCGGCCATCCAAGACGGCGCCGAAGGGATCGTCGTCGTTCACGGCGCGTGCCCCACCGGGGTCGACAAGATCGCAGCCGACTGGGCCGAACACAACGACGTCGCCCAGGAGCCGAACCCCGCCGACTACGGCACCCACGGCCCCAACGCCGGATCCGTCCGCAACCAGCACATGGTCGGACTCGGGGCAGACCTGTGCCTCGTCTTCATCGACAACTGCGCGTCCGCACTGTGCCGTCGACCCAAGCCTCACGAGTCCCACGGCGCCCACCACACCGCCGACCTTGCCCGGAGGGACGGCATCGCCGTCAGGAAATGGACCACATGA